From Salarias fasciatus chromosome 5, fSalaFa1.1, whole genome shotgun sequence, a single genomic window includes:
- the LOC115388920 gene encoding uncharacterized protein LOC115388920 isoform X1, producing the protein MCCCNETSAWHPDCEETKVTIGLSVLLFLSLILHICFTIKYCTGKGTCCQRKRKQDEATYEAGPLRSSSPRSSRQMEENPIYGNLSYTQTEVVFTEADPPHSSLSSQSLRDQHRVKSAAQPKNQDCYANLNLKAPRAQAGRSSPLIPQIQYSDVVQMDEAGEKEDEDEDVTGNVSPVSELYASVQTQRTKTIDMADGGEDYANHL; encoded by the exons ATGTGCTGCTGCAATGAGACATCGG CCTGGCATCCTGATTGTGAAGAGACAAAGGTCACCATCGGTCTCAGTGTGTTGCTGTTTCTCTCACTGATTTTACATATATGTTTTACAATAAAATATTGCACAG GAAAAGGGACATGCTGCCAAAGGAAAAGGAAGCAGGATGAAGCGACGTACGAAGCCGGACCGTTAAG GTCAAGTTCACCTCGAAGTTCAAGGCAGATGGAGGAGAACCCTATTTATGGGAACCTGAGCTACACACAAACAG AAGTAGTTTTCACAGAAGCTGATCCTCCTCATTCGTCGCTGAGCTCACAGTCTCTGAGGGATCAGCACAGGGTCAAGTCTGCCGCTCAG CCCAAGAATCAGGATTGCTACGCCAACCTCAACCTCAAGGCCCCTCGGGCGCAGGCGGGCCGCAGCTCGCCGCTAATACCACAAATCCAGTATTCTGATGTCGTGCAAATGGACGAGGCGGGGGagaaggaggacgaggacgaggacgtcACGGGCAACGTGTCCCCCGTGTCTGAGCTGTACGCTTCCGTGCAGACCCAGAGAACCAAGACCATCGACATGGCAGATGGCGGGGAGGACTACGCCAACCATCTCTGA
- the LOC115388920 gene encoding signaling threshold-regulating transmembrane adapter 1-like isoform X2, producing MCCCNETSAWHPDCEETKVTIGLSVLLFLSLILHICFTIKYCTGKGTCCQRKRKQDEATSSSPRSSRQMEENPIYGNLSYTQTEVVFTEADPPHSSLSSQSLRDQHRVKSAAQPKNQDCYANLNLKAPRAQAGRSSPLIPQIQYSDVVQMDEAGEKEDEDEDVTGNVSPVSELYASVQTQRTKTIDMADGGEDYANHL from the exons ATGTGCTGCTGCAATGAGACATCGG CCTGGCATCCTGATTGTGAAGAGACAAAGGTCACCATCGGTCTCAGTGTGTTGCTGTTTCTCTCACTGATTTTACATATATGTTTTACAATAAAATATTGCACAG GAAAAGGGACATGCTGCCAAAGGAAAAGGAAGCAGGATGAAGCGAC GTCAAGTTCACCTCGAAGTTCAAGGCAGATGGAGGAGAACCCTATTTATGGGAACCTGAGCTACACACAAACAG AAGTAGTTTTCACAGAAGCTGATCCTCCTCATTCGTCGCTGAGCTCACAGTCTCTGAGGGATCAGCACAGGGTCAAGTCTGCCGCTCAG CCCAAGAATCAGGATTGCTACGCCAACCTCAACCTCAAGGCCCCTCGGGCGCAGGCGGGCCGCAGCTCGCCGCTAATACCACAAATCCAGTATTCTGATGTCGTGCAAATGGACGAGGCGGGGGagaaggaggacgaggacgaggacgtcACGGGCAACGTGTCCCCCGTGTCTGAGCTGTACGCTTCCGTGCAGACCCAGAGAACCAAGACCATCGACATGGCAGATGGCGGGGAGGACTACGCCAACCATCTCTGA